In Saccharomyces paradoxus chromosome XVI, complete sequence, the genomic stretch TTTATCCCCAGAAGTTATAGACACAAGGAAGGATAGCCAAAATTAACTGTAAATACAAAAGTATCCaatgtacatatatactGTTATGCTTTAAAGCTAGTTAAACACCAGGGTATGATATTGAGTGGTTTTAAGCGTATAATTCCGGTGCCTAACTTCTTGTAAGTCACCAagtctttattttttagcGGTTAtagaaatgaagaagagaaactGCTTGTTTGTGTGACATGCATTTTATTTTGGACCGTTATTATTTACATCCAGACATTCTAAACACCCATAAAAcgaaactttttttttttgttttcttctgatAGCTTTTTAATGCGGAATCCTTCATATCcgaaaatttcaaagacttCACTTGGCATCGCAGACCCCAGTAGTCGCTCGCTAGATgctctgaaaaaaaaaaaaaataaatagagAAGTGTAGACATTGCCAATATAGTATATTTTAGAAGCCAGTCTttaaatttgttttttattacactcaaaataaaagaaaccGTCACAAATCTCAGCAACAATGGCTTTCCAAAAAGACGCTAAGTCCTCTGCTTACTCCTCTCGTTTCCAAACTCCcttcagaagaagaagagaaggtAAGACTGATTACTACCAAAGAAAGAGATTGGTCACCCAACACAAGGCCAAGTACAACACTCCAAAGTACAGATTGGTTGTTAGATTCACCAACAAGGATATCATCTGTCAAATTATCTCTTCTACCATCACTGGTGATGTCGTCTTAGCTGCTGCTTACTCCCACGAATTGCCAAGATACGGTATTACCCACGGTTTGACCAACTGGGCTGCTGCTTACGCTACTGGTTTGTTGATCGCCAGAAGAACCTTGCAAAAGTTGGGTTTGGACGAAACTTACAAGGGtgttgaagaagttgaaggTGAATACGAATTGACTGAAGCTGTCGAAGATGGTCCACGTCCATTCAAGGTCTTCTTGGATATTGGTTTGCAAAGAACCACCACTGGTGCCAGAGTGTTTGGTGCTCTAAAGGGTGCTTCTGACGGTGGTTTGTACGTTCCTCACTCCGAAAACAGATTCCCAGGTTGGGACTTCgaaactgaagaaattgaccCAGAATTATTGAGATCTTACATCTTCGGTGGTCACGTTTCTCAATACATGGAAGAATTAgctgatgatgatgaagaaagattCTCTGAATTATTCAAGGGTTACCTAGCTGATGACATTGATGCTGACTCTTTGGAAGACATCTACACTTCTGCTCACGAAGCTATCAGAGCTGACCCAGCTTTCAAGCcaactgaaaagaaattcacCAAAGAACAATACGCTGCTGAATCCAAGAAATACAGACAAACCAAATTGTCTAAGGAAGAAAGAGCTGCTCGTGTTGCTGCCAAGATCGCTGCTTTGGCTGGTCAACAATAAATTATGGATGTATAATGTCATTTAAgatattttaaataaacTTATCTTCATATATAGCCTTTGTATTCATTTTTAGTTGTTAACTCATTTAGATTATCTATCCGCTgtatttgtatttttttcatgttttGCGAATCGTTTCCATTAGTAGTACCCTTTTTTTAGACCATTGTAACAGTGCACTCAAattataatgaaaagagaaaagcaaaaaagaaaaaaatgccacAAAAAGATGTCGACTTTATAAAAGTTATTGATTacttgaataattttgttCCCTTTATGTAATGAACATTTAAAAATGTCTTTTATAGAACGGTTTCTTAAGTAAGTCGGTGccataaaattttcaaacagAAATAAAGTCACGCTATTTATCAATGAGACAACAAATATTAATGGTTGCAGCACAAAGTGTACTATGTTCCACTGTTTTTGGTGAGCGAACTAATGTAGGACTTTCCACTGAAGAGCTGGGAGGTGACTCAATTTTATACTTCAATGAAGACCCTATAGTAATTGAAATCGATAAGAAAGCAATAGACGAGAAGGCCCTGGAACAGTTGGCAAATACTAGAAATGTTGTTCTTACTGATTTACCAGAAACTCTTGAATTTATAGATTTCAATGAGTAcgcaaaaatgaaatcaaaatcaGATATGCTCCTAGAATACATCAACGAATACGAATTCGATGATTTCGAAAGAAGCTCCGAAGGTGGCcttgatgaagaagaggaagatcTAATCTATGATTTTAATGCCCAAGCTGAAAATATGGGCAAACTTGACGCAAATATTTATGAAATagtcaaagaaaaagacgtCGTTAATACTTACGATAAAAACATTACTAACGCAAGTACAACTGAATCAACCACTACCAGTAGGCCCTTCATGACTTCTCACTCCTACGTTGCTTCTTCCACCCCTTATTCTAATGT encodes the following:
- the SPO19 gene encoding Spo19p (Meiosis-specific prospore protein~similar to YPL130W) — protein: MRQQILMVAAQSVLCSTVFGERTNVGLSTEELGGDSILYFNEDPIVIEIDKKAIDEKALEQLANTRNVVLTDLPETLEFIDFNEYAKMKSKSDMLLEYINEYEFDDFERSSEGGLDEEEEDLIYDFNAQAENMGKLDANIYEIVKEKDVVNTYDKNITNASTTESTTTSRPFMTSHSYVASSTPYSNVSTLGEDYDNAGTFLTPTTVALAVLLTILLFIQAY
- the RPL5 gene encoding 60S ribosomal protein uL18 (Ribosomal 60S subunit protein L5~similar to YPL131W), with the protein product MAFQKDAKSSAYSSRFQTPFRRRREGKTDYYQRKRLVTQHKAKYNTPKYRLVVRFTNKDIICQIISSTITGDVVLAAAYSHELPRYGITHGLTNWAAAYATGLLIARRTLQKLGLDETYKGVEEVEGEYELTEAVEDGPRPFKVFLDIGLQRTTTGARVFGALKGASDGGLYVPHSENRFPGWDFETEEIDPELLRSYIFGGHVSQYMEELADDDEERFSELFKGYLADDIDADSLEDIYTSAHEAIRADPAFKPTEKKFTKEQYAAESKKYRQTKLSKEERAARVAAKIAALAGQQ